From one Bacteriovorax sp. BAL6_X genomic stretch:
- a CDS encoding thioredoxin domain-containing protein: MKKALGIVMSLVLLTSCVGKDEIKKALKDDPTILAEAIKANPAEVMEALQVAAQNAKEAMAKKREEEENKKLHEFIENPLKPQIREDESVRGTKGGIITLVEYSDFQCPYCTRGFDNVVKPMLEKYKGKVQFIYKHLPLSFHSEARIAAAYYEAVRLQSEEKAFKFHDVLFTQEGQQKLRNLKEKYLKKTAKDLGVNMTKLAKDVKSEAVEKRIAQDEAEARKFEIQGTPGFVINGVPVKGAYPLSHFEMILGLLKEKGKLDI; this comes from the coding sequence ATGAAAAAAGCATTAGGCATTGTAATGTCATTAGTTTTACTTACGAGTTGTGTAGGTAAAGATGAAATCAAAAAAGCATTAAAAGATGATCCAACGATTCTAGCAGAAGCAATTAAAGCTAACCCTGCAGAAGTTATGGAAGCTCTTCAAGTTGCAGCTCAAAACGCAAAAGAAGCAATGGCGAAGAAAAGAGAAGAAGAGGAAAACAAAAAACTTCACGAGTTTATTGAAAACCCTCTTAAACCACAAATCAGAGAAGACGAATCGGTTAGAGGTACTAAAGGTGGAATTATTACTCTAGTTGAGTACTCTGACTTTCAGTGTCCTTACTGTACAAGAGGCTTTGATAATGTTGTTAAACCAATGCTTGAAAAGTACAAAGGTAAGGTACAGTTTATTTACAAGCATCTTCCTCTTTCTTTCCACTCAGAAGCGAGAATTGCAGCTGCTTACTACGAAGCAGTTAGACTTCAATCTGAAGAGAAAGCATTTAAATTTCACGATGTACTTTTCACTCAAGAAGGTCAACAAAAGCTAAGAAACCTAAAAGAAAAATACCTAAAGAAAACTGCAAAAGATCTTGGTGTTAATATGACGAAACTTGCTAAGGATGTTAAGTCTGAAGCTGTTGAGAAAAGAATTGCACAAGACGAAGCTGAAGCAAGAAAGTTTGAAATTCAGGGAACACCTGGTTTTGTAATCAATGGAGTTCCAGTTAAAGGTGCTTACCCACTTTCTCACTTTGAGATGATTCTTGGTCTTCTTAAAGAAAAAGGTAAACTTGATATCTAA
- a CDS encoding SpoIID/LytB domain-containing protein: MRNLFISIIILSSLNSLARISPLQNIRSGHTIKVRVAKDLDNVLLEGVDLTRKVVATRSRKSFKGFKKIKVNCQNLQSLKTVKPQYLASLTSQTGLISFERKQFMGQMHIVTSADGNSCDVVNEMDLDDYIATLLAKEMNASWPIEALKAQAVAARTYALHHMMISGLKNDTLYDLENSEKHQVNGTFNDVTASTLEAAKDTAGLVLTNGKGNLVPAFFHASCGGTTLVPSDVWRNDVHGYSTVKCDYCQKKKNWDSKITKLRFKKFLKWAMKKEFIEKQSLKKKLFLYPDKRDQTNLYVQNGVKKIKIKKSLFRRYFGRVEFPSNHFYMVDVGGAGLHFVGKGNGHGVGLCQVGSLGLAQKGKGHREILAHYFPKLNVLKLY, from the coding sequence TTGAGAAATTTATTTATCTCTATCATTATACTTTCTTCATTGAATTCTCTGGCGAGAATTAGCCCACTACAAAATATACGATCAGGTCACACAATAAAGGTGAGAGTTGCCAAAGATCTTGATAATGTTCTTCTTGAAGGCGTTGATCTTACTCGTAAGGTAGTCGCAACCAGAAGTCGCAAAAGTTTTAAAGGATTTAAGAAGATAAAAGTTAATTGTCAAAATCTACAATCTCTTAAAACTGTAAAACCTCAGTACTTAGCATCTTTAACATCTCAAACAGGACTCATTAGTTTTGAGCGTAAACAATTTATGGGGCAGATGCATATTGTGACGAGTGCTGACGGTAATTCTTGTGATGTTGTCAACGAAATGGATCTTGATGATTATATTGCAACACTACTTGCAAAAGAAATGAATGCTTCTTGGCCAATTGAGGCCCTTAAAGCACAGGCAGTAGCCGCTCGTACTTATGCTCTTCACCATATGATGATTTCAGGGCTTAAGAATGACACTCTTTATGATTTAGAAAATTCTGAAAAACATCAAGTTAATGGAACATTTAATGATGTGACGGCAAGTACGCTTGAGGCCGCAAAAGATACTGCAGGATTAGTTCTTACTAATGGAAAGGGGAATCTTGTTCCAGCATTCTTTCATGCAAGTTGTGGAGGAACGACATTAGTTCCTTCTGATGTGTGGAGAAATGATGTACATGGATACTCAACGGTAAAGTGTGACTACTGCCAGAAGAAGAAAAACTGGGATTCAAAAATTACAAAACTTCGCTTTAAGAAATTTCTAAAATGGGCAATGAAAAAAGAGTTTATTGAGAAACAAAGTTTAAAGAAGAAGTTATTCTTATACCCAGATAAGAGAGATCAAACAAATCTTTATGTTCAAAATGGCGTAAAGAAAATTAAAATCAAAAAGAGTTTATTTCGTCGCTACTTTGGCCGAGTTGAATTTCCTTCAAACCATTTCTATATGGTAGATGTTGGTGGAGCTGGTCTTCACTTTGTTGGAAAGGGGAATGGGCATGGTGTTGGTTTATGTCAGGTTGGTTCTTTAGGTCTTGCTCAAAAAGGAAAGGGCCATCGTGAAATACTGGCCCATTATTTTCCGAAATTAAATGTTTTAAAACTTTATTAG
- the fliM gene encoding flagellar motor switch protein FliM produces the protein MAQVLSQDEVDALLNAVNDGDADDFLGEGGDFDDEAEDENIQPYDLTNQDRVIRGRMPILEIIYERFIRSFRVSLSNSLRKISTISMISTDLLKFGEFVNTLPIPSCMCIMKFNELRGPALLVFESKLAYAIIDSYFGGTDRPFTKIEGKEFTAIELSFMRKVMDMAIADLEEAWAQVHRIDAQYVRTEINPQFVGVVPPSDVIIATTLEVEFESASGTIMIVVPYSTIEPIKQKLSSNYQTDNDMADSIWTSAMNEHIKDTKAEIVVKLGEAEMTVGDLLTLQTGDIIPLNQEASSEVKGAIQGVEKLKCLIGTYKGNRAVQVTHVDKTPKVSMDIEVE, from the coding sequence ATGGCACAGGTTTTAAGTCAAGACGAAGTCGACGCTCTATTAAACGCTGTAAACGATGGTGACGCAGATGATTTTCTAGGTGAAGGTGGGGATTTCGATGATGAAGCTGAAGACGAGAATATTCAGCCCTATGACTTAACAAATCAAGACCGAGTCATTCGTGGGCGAATGCCTATTCTTGAAATCATCTACGAAAGATTCATTCGTTCATTTCGTGTATCACTTTCAAACTCTCTAAGAAAGATCTCGACGATTTCGATGATCTCAACAGACCTTTTAAAATTTGGTGAGTTTGTAAACACACTTCCGATTCCATCGTGTATGTGTATCATGAAGTTTAATGAACTAAGAGGTCCTGCTTTACTAGTATTTGAATCAAAGCTTGCTTACGCAATTATCGATTCATACTTTGGTGGTACGGATCGTCCTTTCACAAAGATCGAAGGAAAAGAATTCACAGCGATTGAACTTTCATTCATGAGAAAAGTTATGGATATGGCCATTGCTGACCTTGAAGAGGCGTGGGCGCAGGTTCACCGTATTGATGCTCAATACGTAAGAACTGAAATTAATCCACAATTCGTTGGTGTTGTTCCTCCATCAGATGTAATTATCGCAACAACTCTTGAAGTTGAATTTGAATCAGCTTCTGGAACAATTATGATTGTTGTTCCTTACTCAACGATTGAACCAATTAAGCAAAAGCTTTCATCAAATTACCAAACTGATAATGATATGGCCGATAGTATCTGGACTAGTGCTATGAATGAGCACATTAAAGATACAAAGGCCGAAATCGTTGTGAAACTTGGTGAAGCTGAAATGACTGTAGGAGACCTTTTAACTCTTCAAACTGGAGATATTATTCCTCTTAACCAAGAAGCATCAAGCGAGGTAAAGGGAGCAATTCAAGGTGTGGAAAAACTAAAGTGTCTCATTGGAACATACAAAGGAAACCGAGCGGTGCAGGTAACTCACGTTGATAAAACACCTAAAGTTTCTATGGATATTGAAGTCGAATAA
- a CDS encoding flagellar biosynthetic protein FliO, translating to MARQLKLLFLALSLMTTNAFARVEVGKVKLTKSGSTGIVTVGLKGKFDTTPELTIKDDIIQVALKDTIVWPKIEKQVSVNEKFDTKLLAYQFTKDVARVRAILPYDIKGNEDKVSLEVSDNEIKMYFPITANKKQVAVTKAAPTKKDPVKQKNAEAYDEGYLAKLLKDKEEVTNNKNKNNVKLEKTSESLLALAKEKNEQIEDTVSNLSSGVEKGGFQMSTYIFKFIGFFALFAAGIFFLMNFFRKGMLKKGGLGLFSNAKMVEVLSTTYLAPKRSLLVVRVQKQVFLMAQSEKGMDFLTEIQDTTEFFKEGEKALTGSNFDTNLDTANSGSKEFKLKEVTQNMKEASNSTASSQQDILNSLAGQANQEEKVSLTAQIKKKVKDMKSLQ from the coding sequence ATGGCCAGACAACTTAAATTATTATTTTTAGCACTTTCACTTATGACAACGAATGCATTTGCTAGAGTTGAAGTAGGGAAGGTTAAGTTAACTAAAAGTGGTTCAACAGGTATTGTTACTGTTGGGCTCAAAGGGAAGTTTGATACAACTCCTGAGTTAACAATTAAGGATGATATTATTCAAGTAGCTTTAAAAGATACAATCGTATGGCCAAAGATTGAAAAGCAAGTATCTGTTAATGAAAAGTTTGATACGAAACTTCTAGCTTATCAATTTACTAAGGATGTTGCTCGCGTTCGCGCTATTCTCCCGTATGACATTAAAGGTAATGAAGATAAAGTTAGTTTAGAAGTTAGTGATAATGAAATTAAGATGTACTTTCCTATCACTGCAAATAAGAAACAAGTTGCAGTAACAAAAGCAGCTCCTACTAAGAAGGACCCTGTTAAGCAAAAGAATGCTGAAGCTTATGATGAAGGCTATCTTGCTAAGTTGTTAAAAGATAAAGAAGAAGTAACAAATAATAAAAACAAGAATAATGTAAAGCTAGAAAAGACTAGTGAGTCTTTACTTGCTCTTGCTAAAGAGAAGAATGAGCAGATTGAAGACACTGTAAGCAATCTTTCTTCAGGTGTTGAAAAAGGTGGATTTCAGATGTCGACTTATATTTTTAAATTTATTGGGTTTTTTGCTCTATTTGCAGCAGGTATCTTTTTTCTAATGAATTTCTTTAGAAAGGGAATGTTAAAAAAAGGTGGTCTTGGTCTTTTCTCAAATGCAAAAATGGTTGAGGTACTATCGACAACTTATCTTGCTCCAAAGAGAAGCCTTCTTGTTGTTAGAGTTCAAAAACAAGTTTTCTTAATGGCCCAATCTGAAAAGGGAATGGATTTTTTAACTGAGATTCAAGATACTACAGAATTCTTTAAAGAGGGTGAGAAGGCTCTTACTGGATCTAATTTTGATACAAACTTAGATACGGCAAATTCTGGCTCAAAAGAATTTAAACTGAAAGAAGTTACTCAAAATATGAAAGAAGCAAGTAACTCGACAGCTTCTTCGCAACAAGACATTTTAAATAGTCTTGCAGGACAAGCTAATCAAGAAGAGAAAGTTAGCTTAACAGCACAAATTAAGAAAAAAGTTAAGGACATGAAGTCTTTACAATAA
- the fliP gene encoding flagellar type III secretion system pore protein FliP (The bacterial flagellar biogenesis protein FliP forms a type III secretion system (T3SS)-type pore required for flagellar assembly.): MNNFLRALLIFSIGGWLSTIFAQQSTNLGLPGLSVNFGQGVDLVDTIELTILFTVLTLAPAVLILCTCFTRIIVVLSFMRQAIGTQSMPPNQLLIGFALFLSVFVMQPTGEEIYANAVKPYMDKKITTTLAVDRIEGSLRKFMNKQVRKADIGLFYDVTNRQAPQSIDDVPIHFLIPAFIISELKTAFQIGFLLYIPFLILDMVVASVLMAMGMMMLPPVVISLPFKLLLFVLVDGWQLVTGSLLRSFN; this comes from the coding sequence ATGAATAATTTTTTAAGAGCATTATTAATATTTAGTATTGGGGGATGGCTAAGTACGATCTTTGCTCAACAATCAACTAACCTGGGTCTTCCAGGTCTTTCTGTTAATTTCGGACAGGGCGTTGATCTCGTTGATACAATCGAACTTACAATTCTTTTTACGGTACTAACACTTGCACCGGCGGTTTTAATTCTTTGTACTTGTTTTACAAGAATTATCGTTGTTCTGTCTTTCATGAGACAAGCAATTGGTACGCAAAGTATGCCACCAAATCAGCTTCTTATCGGCTTTGCCCTTTTCCTTTCTGTTTTTGTTATGCAGCCAACAGGCGAAGAGATTTATGCAAATGCAGTTAAACCATATATGGATAAGAAAATTACGACAACTTTAGCAGTTGATCGTATTGAAGGTTCTCTTAGAAAGTTTATGAATAAGCAGGTTCGTAAGGCCGATATTGGACTTTTCTATGATGTAACAAATCGTCAGGCACCACAATCAATTGATGATGTACCTATTCACTTTTTAATTCCAGCATTTATTATTTCAGAACTAAAGACAGCATTTCAAATTGGTTTCTTACTTTATATTCCATTTCTAATTTTAGATATGGTTGTGGCTTCTGTTCTAATGGCCATGGGGATGATGATGCTTCCTCCAGTCGTTATTTCACTACCATTTAAACTTTTACTATTTGTTCTTGTGGACGGTTGGCAACTTGTTACTGGATCACTTTTACGTTCGTTTAATTAG
- the fliN gene encoding flagellar motor switch protein FliN produces MSDQTELNNQTQGLENFNTMEVEKLADEIRAGDDAINKLKVQNLDFILDIPLKVTVELGRTEVIIKDLLQLGQGSVLELDKLAGEPLEILVNGKLVAKGEVVVVNEKFGIRLTDIISPIERIENLK; encoded by the coding sequence ATGAGTGATCAAACAGAACTAAATAACCAAACACAAGGTCTAGAGAATTTTAACACTATGGAAGTCGAAAAACTTGCTGATGAAATCAGAGCAGGTGACGATGCCATTAATAAGTTAAAGGTTCAAAACCTAGACTTTATTCTAGATATTCCACTGAAAGTAACAGTAGAGCTAGGAAGAACAGAAGTAATCATTAAAGATCTTCTACAGCTAGGGCAAGGCTCGGTATTAGAACTTGATAAACTAGCAGGTGAACCTCTTGAGATCTTAGTTAATGGGAAGTTAGTAGCAAAAGGTGAAGTTGTCGTTGTAAACGAAAAATTTGGTATTCGTCTTACTGATATTATTTCGCCGATCGAGAGAATTGAAAATCTAAAGTAG
- a CDS encoding flagellar biosynthetic protein FliR, whose protein sequence is MTIQITDIVPIIAFWLIFTRLLAINFQLPIYDNLPIPMIVKILSTLVMSFCFYPYIQGEVIKDIMFVGKDQFWALTIIYTLIGLIIGYLVKSIMGIFLSAGSIITQQIGFAAIRYFDPSSGQQVGPFERLIQWTVLVMVVSSGALLPMFKGIFQSFYTIHIYDFGVFAKSHIFYIEAFKSIFIAAIMLATPLIFTNMLISTVLGIIARTVPQMNIIMVSFVVNIGLGLLVFTATSDEFFQVAFRMYTERLGEWFNFII, encoded by the coding sequence ATGACAATTCAAATTACTGACATTGTCCCAATCATTGCATTCTGGTTAATTTTTACCAGACTGCTGGCTATTAATTTTCAGCTTCCTATTTACGATAACTTACCAATTCCTATGATTGTTAAGATCTTATCGACACTAGTGATGAGCTTTTGCTTCTATCCGTATATTCAGGGTGAAGTAATCAAAGATATTATGTTTGTGGGTAAGGACCAGTTCTGGGCCCTAACTATTATTTACACACTTATTGGATTGATAATTGGATATTTGGTAAAATCAATTATGGGTATCTTCCTGTCTGCAGGTAGTATTATTACCCAGCAAATTGGATTTGCGGCCATTCGCTACTTCGATCCTTCTTCTGGTCAGCAAGTAGGTCCTTTCGAAAGGCTAATACAATGGACTGTTCTCGTTATGGTTGTTTCATCAGGTGCTTTATTACCAATGTTTAAAGGGATTTTTCAATCTTTTTACACGATTCATATTTATGATTTTGGTGTATTTGCAAAGTCGCATATCTTCTATATCGAAGCATTCAAATCAATTTTTATTGCAGCAATTATGCTGGCGACACCATTAATTTTTACAAATATGCTCATCAGTACGGTTCTAGGAATTATTGCTCGTACTGTTCCACAAATGAATATCATTATGGTTAGCTTTGTCGTCAATATTGGACTAGGTCTACTAGTATTTACGGCAACAAGCGATGAGTTCTTTCAAGTAGCATTTAGAATGTATACGGAAAGGCTTGGCGAGTGGTTTAACTTTATCATTTAA
- the fliQ gene encoding flagellar biosynthesis protein FliQ: protein MDFFSDIARQAITIGLMISAPMLAGALIMGILVSIFQAVTQINEQTLSFIPKILVIVGALVLTAPWMTDQLTTFTKDLIISIPSLVTGR, encoded by the coding sequence ATGGACTTTTTTTCTGACATCGCAAGACAAGCAATTACAATTGGACTGATGATATCTGCACCAATGTTGGCAGGTGCACTTATTATGGGTATTTTAGTTTCAATTTTTCAAGCTGTTACTCAAATCAATGAGCAGACACTTTCATTTATTCCAAAGATCCTAGTGATTGTTGGCGCGCTTGTTCTTACTGCTCCGTGGATGACGGATCAGTTAACAACATTTACAAAAGATCTAATTATTTCTATTCCAAGTCTTGTTACTGGAAGGTAG
- the fliL gene encoding flagellar basal body-associated protein FliL, protein MADGSADNSYQGSGKNPLLTVALLLNIVLMGVIAYFQYQTHLKISQQSSVEDIVKAQMAEQSQDKEVVQTGEAQEEEGKLFPLDSFTANLAQGDGPQRYIRLNAVLKLSLGAKEEEYKARKPQIRDSIISILNSKRPNDLLKVQGKEYLKEEIKSAINSYLVDGKVLDVYYVGFQIN, encoded by the coding sequence ATGGCAGATGGAAGTGCTGACAATTCATACCAAGGAAGTGGAAAGAACCCTCTACTAACAGTAGCTCTACTACTGAATATCGTATTAATGGGTGTTATCGCTTACTTTCAGTACCAAACACATTTAAAGATCTCACAGCAGTCGTCTGTGGAAGATATTGTTAAGGCACAAATGGCCGAACAATCTCAAGATAAAGAGGTTGTACAAACTGGTGAAGCACAGGAAGAGGAAGGAAAGCTATTTCCACTTGATAGCTTCACGGCCAACCTTGCACAAGGTGACGGGCCACAACGCTACATCCGTTTAAACGCGGTATTAAAACTTTCTCTAGGTGCAAAAGAGGAAGAGTATAAGGCAAGAAAGCCTCAGATTAGAGATTCAATCATTAGTATTTTGAACTCTAAGAGGCCAAATGATCTTCTTAAAGTTCAAGGTAAGGAATACCTAAAAGAAGAGATTAAATCAGCTATCAACTCATACTTAGTTGATGGAAAAGTTTTAGATGTTTACTACGTTGGTTTCCAGATCAACTAG
- the uvrC gene encoding excinuclease ABC subunit UvrC, translating into MKKNTLALLEKAKHLPTKSGCYLMKRKRAGIEEILYIGKAKNLRSRVSSYFNSSEKSPKTQILVSHIQDFDFIMTKTDAEAYILENNLIKKHIPKYNIQLKDDKSYPYIQIDLNEKFPRLVYTRRPKRKKKIKLFGPFTTGSNILKISRILTKSFTLRDCSIEEMRKRKRPCLIYQMKQCSAPCVDYISEKDYFKDLNYVINFFEGQSRNVLKILEEKMFAAAEREYFERAAEIRDSIEELKSFSQSYEKQNVELSTEKDFDIVAYHVGELEVDISIYMMRSGILLGHKNYHFGKGDSESENHELFQTFLFQYYSNTKEKLPSRIYLDEKKADLSMISEAFNEVLDQEVEVQKPIGKMKTLYDLTLDHAREHQRFRVKNLDGPWVGLNKLKELLNLKETPKILECFDVAIWQGKSPTASQIVFREGKPDKTQYRYYHLEERPEGNNDFAMMREVLSRRLKKGKLPDVFIVDGGKGQVSSFLAVLEDFKLDIPVVGIAKIKTSKQESFKDKEVSSSDERLIIPNRINPYILKKTPSLMRIVVQMRDEAHRFSRKLHHKKERDRIFTSWFDDIEGIGEKTLKTIHENMDLNLKELSQLSVIEISHKLDIKEGIAERIHTKLMAEFPQK; encoded by the coding sequence ATGAAGAAAAATACTTTAGCACTGCTGGAAAAAGCAAAACATTTACCGACAAAATCTGGATGCTATTTAATGAAGCGTAAGCGTGCCGGCATCGAAGAGATTCTTTATATCGGAAAGGCAAAAAACCTTCGTAGTCGAGTTTCCAGCTATTTTAATAGTTCAGAAAAGTCACCTAAAACCCAAATCCTTGTTTCTCATATTCAAGACTTTGACTTTATTATGACTAAGACTGATGCCGAAGCATACATCTTAGAAAATAACTTAATTAAAAAGCACATTCCCAAATATAATATTCAATTAAAAGACGATAAAAGTTATCCCTATATCCAGATTGATTTGAATGAAAAATTCCCACGTCTTGTTTACACAAGAAGGCCAAAGAGAAAAAAGAAAATTAAGTTATTTGGGCCTTTTACAACGGGAAGTAATATTTTAAAGATATCTCGCATATTAACTAAATCATTCACTTTAAGAGACTGCTCAATAGAGGAGATGCGAAAGAGAAAACGCCCATGCCTTATTTATCAAATGAAGCAATGTTCGGCTCCTTGTGTGGATTATATTTCTGAAAAAGATTACTTCAAGGATCTTAATTACGTGATAAATTTCTTTGAGGGCCAAAGTAGAAATGTTTTAAAGATTCTAGAAGAAAAAATGTTCGCCGCTGCTGAAAGAGAGTACTTTGAAAGGGCAGCGGAAATTCGCGATAGCATTGAAGAGCTAAAGTCATTTTCTCAAAGCTATGAAAAACAAAATGTTGAACTCTCAACAGAGAAAGATTTTGATATTGTTGCTTATCACGTTGGAGAGTTAGAAGTTGATATTTCAATCTATATGATGAGGTCAGGAATTCTTTTAGGTCACAAAAACTATCATTTTGGAAAAGGGGATAGTGAGAGTGAAAATCATGAACTCTTTCAAACATTCCTATTTCAATATTATTCAAACACTAAAGAAAAACTTCCAAGTCGTATTTATCTCGATGAGAAAAAAGCTGACCTTTCAATGATTAGTGAAGCTTTTAATGAAGTTCTTGATCAAGAAGTTGAAGTTCAAAAGCCTATTGGTAAGATGAAAACTCTTTATGATTTAACACTAGATCACGCAAGAGAGCACCAGCGCTTTAGAGTGAAGAATCTTGATGGCCCTTGGGTTGGTTTAAATAAATTAAAAGAACTTTTAAATTTAAAAGAGACGCCAAAGATCCTTGAATGCTTTGACGTTGCCATCTGGCAAGGGAAGTCTCCAACAGCTTCGCAAATTGTTTTTCGTGAAGGGAAGCCTGATAAAACACAATATCGTTATTATCACTTAGAAGAAAGACCTGAAGGGAATAACGACTTTGCGATGATGAGAGAAGTACTTTCACGCAGACTTAAAAAAGGAAAACTTCCGGATGTCTTTATCGTTGATGGTGGAAAGGGACAAGTCTCAAGTTTCTTGGCCGTGCTTGAAGACTTTAAACTTGATATTCCTGTTGTGGGAATTGCAAAGATTAAAACAAGTAAGCAGGAATCATTTAAAGATAAAGAGGTCTCAAGTTCTGATGAAAGGCTTATTATCCCAAATCGAATTAATCCTTATATCTTAAAGAAGACACCATCTCTTATGAGAATTGTAGTGCAAATGAGAGATGAGGCCCACCGCTTTTCTCGTAAACTTCACCATAAGAAAGAAAGGGATCGCATATTCACTTCGTGGTTTGATGATATTGAAGGAATTGGTGAGAAGACGCTAAAAACTATTCACGAGAATATGGACTTAAATCTAAAAGAACTGTCTCAGTTGTCGGTAATTGAAATTAGTCATAAATTGGATATTAAGGAAGGCATTGCTGAGAGAATTCATACCAAGCTTATGGCCGAATTCCCTCAGAAATAA
- a CDS encoding HU family DNA-binding protein — translation MNRKELVEAILKNKELSHLTKKDADAFVSTTLETIKKAVKKGDDVSLIGFGTFTKVRRAARTGINPATGEKIKIKAKTLPKFKPGKAWKEMF, via the coding sequence ATGAACAGAAAAGAACTTGTAGAAGCAATCTTAAAAAACAAAGAACTTAGCCACCTAACAAAGAAAGATGCAGATGCATTCGTTTCAACTACTCTTGAAACAATCAAGAAAGCAGTTAAGAAAGGTGACGATGTTTCACTAATCGGTTTTGGTACTTTCACTAAAGTAAGAAGAGCAGCTAGAACTGGTATCAACCCAGCAACTGGTGAAAAAATTAAAATCAAAGCTAAGACACTTCCAAAATTCAAGCCAGGTAAAGCTTGGAAGGAAATGTTCTAA
- a CDS encoding uracil-DNA glycosylase, giving the protein MAQFLTKLTKDFNNVLKLTRDEKPNYYAKLFENTLWYPKLKERKLTSSKASQEVTVAFKQASKPTVVVPQQEAASVEQTVLAPKIEVPITPPKRKIDIAAASSTVESSRTIKVNNDINKFLSQYSTSWDLESIPGFKDYQGEVDIIFFGLDEIEEGELPDFLPLSMIESDQDIMGRMIKAMKISSGRFIRVPFIKKDAREFLFTCCAHFKPRLLISLGAAATNLCLDKRVRLANVHGEFHSIQIEVDGNAQLIDVMPLFHPKLLEVNESMKKTAWTDMQKAIKFLSS; this is encoded by the coding sequence ATGGCACAATTTTTAACCAAATTAACTAAAGATTTTAATAACGTTTTAAAACTCACACGAGATGAGAAGCCGAATTACTATGCCAAGTTATTCGAAAATACACTTTGGTACCCTAAGCTAAAAGAGCGCAAACTTACTTCTAGTAAGGCTTCGCAAGAAGTCACGGTGGCTTTTAAACAAGCATCTAAGCCGACTGTTGTTGTCCCTCAGCAAGAAGCTGCATCAGTAGAGCAAACAGTCTTAGCGCCTAAAATAGAGGTTCCTATTACACCTCCAAAGCGTAAGATTGATATTGCAGCAGCTTCAAGTACCGTTGAATCTTCTCGTACTATCAAAGTTAATAACGATATCAATAAATTCCTTTCACAATATAGTACTTCTTGGGACTTAGAATCAATTCCTGGTTTCAAAGACTATCAAGGTGAAGTTGATATTATCTTCTTTGGACTTGATGAGATTGAAGAAGGGGAGCTTCCAGACTTTCTACCTTTATCAATGATTGAATCTGATCAAGATATTATGGGGCGAATGATTAAGGCCATGAAAATTTCAAGTGGCCGCTTTATTCGTGTTCCATTTATTAAAAAAGATGCTCGTGAATTCCTTTTCACTTGTTGTGCCCACTTTAAGCCTAGGCTACTCATTAGTCTTGGTGCAGCTGCTACAAACTTATGCCTAGATAAACGTGTTCGTCTTGCTAACGTTCATGGAGAGTTTCACTCGATTCAAATAGAAGTTGATGGGAATGCTCAGTTAATCGATGTCATGCCACTATTTCACCCTAAATTACTAGAGGTAAATGAATCCATGAAGAAAACAGCATGGACAGATATGCAAAAAGCGATAAAATTTCTCTCAAGTTGA